One window of Flavobacterium ammonificans genomic DNA carries:
- a CDS encoding UDP-N-acetylmuramoyl-tripeptide--D-alanyl-D-alanine ligase, which yields MDIAKIHELFLKCTSVSIDTRKIQPNSFFVAIKGDNFDANTFAKEALEKGASYVVIDNPDYCIDQRTILVNDSLKTLQELAQYHRNFLKLPIIALTGSNGKTTTKELIYVVLSSKYRTKATVGNLNNHIGVPLTLLSFSTDTEIGIVEMGANHKKEIEFLCELAQPDYGYITNFGKAHLEGFGGVEGVIEGKSEMYHFLSDKNKLAFVNLEDPIQVEKTNSLQHYSFGINKSEANVSISEVTANPFVTVGFENLKIVSHLIGLYNANNINAAIAIGSYFKIDKEAIKIALEGYIPENNRSQLVTKETNQIILDAYNANPSSMAVAIDNFKQLDKSNKIAILGDMFELGVESLQEHKQLVNSLSNQKDIICHFVGPDFFANSITGENLFFHKDFTDLVSYMQIHPIDKSTILIKGSRGMALERTLDYL from the coding sequence ATGGATATTGCAAAAATTCATGAGTTATTTTTAAAATGTACATCAGTTTCAATTGATACTCGAAAAATTCAGCCGAATTCTTTCTTTGTGGCAATTAAAGGAGATAATTTTGACGCAAATACTTTTGCCAAAGAAGCGCTAGAAAAAGGAGCGTCTTATGTCGTAATTGATAACCCTGATTATTGTATTGATCAAAGAACTATTTTGGTTAACGACAGCCTAAAAACACTTCAGGAATTAGCACAGTATCATAGGAATTTTTTAAAACTTCCAATAATTGCTTTGACTGGTAGTAATGGTAAAACAACTACAAAAGAGTTAATTTATGTCGTTCTTTCTTCAAAATATAGGACTAAAGCAACTGTTGGTAATTTAAATAACCACATTGGGGTTCCACTAACTTTACTCTCATTCAGTACAGATACTGAAATTGGAATTGTAGAAATGGGGGCTAATCATAAGAAGGAAATTGAATTTCTTTGTGAATTAGCTCAGCCTGATTATGGCTATATCACAAATTTTGGCAAAGCTCATCTAGAAGGTTTTGGCGGTGTTGAAGGTGTTATTGAAGGCAAAAGTGAAATGTATCACTTTTTATCAGATAAAAATAAGTTAGCGTTTGTGAATTTAGAAGATCCGATTCAAGTTGAGAAAACAAATTCTTTACAGCATTATAGTTTTGGAATCAATAAATCGGAAGCTAATGTTTCTATTTCAGAAGTTACTGCGAATCCATTTGTAACTGTTGGATTTGAAAATTTAAAAATCGTATCGCATTTAATAGGATTGTATAATGCCAATAATATTAATGCAGCAATAGCTATTGGAAGTTATTTTAAAATCGATAAAGAAGCAATTAAAATAGCATTAGAAGGATATATTCCTGAAAATAATCGATCACAATTAGTTACTAAAGAGACGAATCAAATCATATTAGATGCTTACAATGCCAATCCAAGTAGTATGGCAGTCGCAATAGATAATTTTAAACAATTGGATAAGTCAAACAAAATCGCAATTTTAGGAGATATGTTTGAATTAGGTGTCGAAAGCCTTCAGGAACACAAACAACTTGTAAATTCTTTATCAAATCAAAAAGATATTATTTGTCATTTTGTTGGACCTGATTTTTTTGCTAATTCTATAACTGGAGAAAATTTATTTTTTCATAAAGATTTTACAGATTTAGTGTCTTACATGCAAATTCATCCAATAGACAAATCCACAATTTTAATTAAAGGTTCACGAGGTATGGCATTAGAACGTACTTTAGATTATTTATAA
- a CDS encoding glycosyltransferase, translated as MITNKRLLIIGFVWPEPNSSAAGGRMMQLISLFKKQGFFITFASPAQDSDFMVTLSDFNVDKVAIALNDSSFDLFLKELQPYIVLFDRFMIEEQFGWRVAEICPDAIRVLDTEDLHCLRLARQNAFKAKRTFEVSDIVMEEVSKREIASILRSDVSLMVSEYEMEVLQTVFKINPSLLYYLPLLVESVDLNPLPFDERQHFVFIGNFLHEPNWNSVQYLNETIWPLIRKQLPTAVLDIYGAYPTQKVFQLHNDKQGFVIKGRAESAKEVISNARVVLAPLRFGAGIKGKLLEAMEYGTPSVTTSIGAESMRADLDWNGSIEDHPHQFANAAVQLYLDEISWKQSQQNGFEILNKRYLRELFEDEFAEKLSFLKTNLDSHRKNNFLGQMLYHHSMQSTKYMSRWIEEKNKKVV; from the coding sequence ATGATTACAAATAAACGTCTCTTAATTATTGGTTTTGTTTGGCCCGAGCCTAATTCTTCTGCTGCTGGTGGAAGAATGATGCAGTTGATTTCCTTATTCAAGAAACAGGGCTTTTTCATTACTTTTGCGAGTCCGGCTCAGGATAGTGATTTTATGGTTACTCTTTCTGATTTTAACGTTGATAAGGTGGCGATTGCATTGAATGATTCAAGTTTTGATTTGTTTTTGAAAGAGTTGCAGCCTTATATAGTTTTGTTTGATCGTTTTATGATCGAAGAACAATTTGGTTGGCGCGTTGCCGAGATTTGTCCTGATGCTATTAGGGTTTTGGATACCGAAGATTTACATTGTTTGCGTTTGGCTCGCCAGAATGCTTTTAAAGCTAAACGAACTTTTGAAGTGTCAGATATAGTAATGGAAGAAGTTTCCAAAAGAGAAATTGCCAGCATTTTGCGTTCGGATGTATCTTTGATGGTATCTGAATATGAAATGGAAGTTTTGCAAACCGTTTTTAAAATTAACCCATCGCTTTTGTATTATTTACCTTTATTGGTTGAATCGGTTGATTTGAATCCTTTACCCTTTGATGAAAGACAACACTTTGTATTTATTGGAAATTTTCTTCATGAACCGAACTGGAATTCCGTTCAATATTTGAACGAAACGATTTGGCCACTAATTAGAAAACAGCTTCCCACTGCAGTGTTAGATATTTATGGTGCGTATCCTACTCAGAAGGTTTTTCAATTGCATAATGATAAGCAAGGTTTTGTAATTAAAGGGAGAGCAGAAAGTGCTAAAGAAGTTATTTCAAATGCCCGAGTAGTATTGGCACCACTTCGCTTTGGCGCTGGAATTAAAGGTAAATTATTGGAAGCAATGGAATATGGAACGCCTTCGGTTACAACTTCTATTGGTGCGGAATCGATGCGTGCTGATTTAGATTGGAATGGAAGCATTGAAGATCATCCACATCAATTTGCAAATGCAGCAGTACAATTGTATCTAGATGAAATTAGTTGGAAACAAAGTCAGCAAAATGGTTTTGAAATACTTAATAAAAGGTATTTGAGAGAGTTGTTTGAAGATGAGTTTGCCGAGAAATTGTCTTTTTTGAAAACTAATTTGGATAGTCACAGGAAAAATAATTTCTTAGGTCAAATGTTGTATCATCACAGCATGCAGAGTACAAAATACATGTCACGTTGGATTGAAGAAAAAAATAAAAAAGTAGTCTAA
- the pdhA gene encoding pyruvate dehydrogenase (acetyl-transferring) E1 component subunit alpha, whose amino-acid sequence MKEVTKEVYLKWYEDMLLWRKFEDKLAALYIQQKVRGFLHLYNGQEAVLAGALHAMDLSKDKMITAYRNHVQPIGMGVDPKAVMAELLGKVTGTSKGMGGSMHIFSKEHRFYGGHGIVGGQIPVGAGLAFADKYFETGGVTLTYFGDGAARQGSLHEAFNMAMLWKLPVVFIVENNGYAMGTSVERTANHTDIWKLGLGYEMPCGPVDGMNPVKVAEAMTEAIERARRGDGPTFLEMKTYRYRGHSMSDAQLYRSKDEVEEYKKIDPITQILDVIKAEKYASDKEIETIDQRVKDLVEECAKFAEESPYPEIQQLYDVVYEQENYPFLPHKL is encoded by the coding sequence ATGAAAGAAGTTACAAAAGAAGTTTATTTAAAGTGGTACGAAGACATGCTGCTTTGGAGAAAGTTTGAGGACAAACTTGCAGCACTTTACATTCAACAAAAGGTTAGAGGTTTTCTTCACTTGTACAATGGACAAGAAGCTGTTTTAGCCGGAGCACTTCATGCAATGGATTTATCCAAAGACAAGATGATTACAGCCTATAGAAACCACGTACAACCTATTGGAATGGGGGTTGATCCTAAAGCTGTTATGGCTGAACTTTTAGGGAAAGTAACTGGAACATCCAAAGGTATGGGCGGTTCGATGCACATTTTCTCAAAAGAGCATCGATTTTATGGTGGTCACGGAATAGTTGGTGGTCAAATCCCTGTAGGAGCAGGATTAGCTTTTGCTGATAAATATTTTGAAACAGGAGGAGTAACATTAACTTACTTCGGAGATGGAGCGGCTCGTCAAGGATCTCTTCATGAAGCTTTCAACATGGCTATGTTATGGAAATTACCTGTAGTGTTCATCGTTGAAAATAACGGTTATGCTATGGGAACATCTGTTGAAAGAACAGCTAATCATACCGATATTTGGAAACTAGGTTTAGGATATGAAATGCCTTGCGGACCTGTTGACGGAATGAATCCAGTAAAAGTAGCCGAAGCAATGACTGAAGCTATTGAAAGAGCGCGTCGTGGAGATGGTCCAACATTCTTAGAAATGAAAACGTACCGCTATAGAGGTCATTCGATGTCTGATGCACAATTATATCGTTCTAAAGATGAAGTAGAAGAATATAAAAAAATAGACCCTATTACTCAAATTCTTGACGTTATTAAAGCTGAAAAATATGCTTCTGACAAAGAAATTGAAACTATAGATCAGAGAGTGAAAGATTTAGTAGAAGAATGCGCAAAATTTGCTGAAGAATCTCCTTATCCGGAAATTCAACAACTGTACGATGTTGTGTATGAACAAGAAAATTATCCATTTTTACCTCACAAATTATAA
- the gldJ gene encoding gliding motility lipoprotein GldJ: MKVNKSNFLQLVLSLMIIISVSSCSKKSSSSRKGSSQATGWNVNNKKGGFKQAGEQEAGPGLVFVEGGTFTMGKVQDDVMHDWNNSPNQQHVQSFYMDETEVTNFMYLEYLQWLKNVFPPTEENYRAIYEGALPDTLVWRNRLGYSENMTNNYLRHPAYSNYPVVGVNWIQANEFSKWRTDRVNEALLERNGYLKKDAKTLDVTAENSFNTETYLNAPTETYGGDDKIVLKGRKGSAAKGSKTTKDGKVIEPKNIYVQRSSGLLLPEYRLPTESEWEYAAAADVGQREYNIYKGQKKYPWSGQYTRSNKRTTRGDQLANFKQGNGDYGGLAGWSDDGADITNEVKKYPANDFGLYDMAGNVAEWVADVYRPIVDNEFNDFNYFRGNQYTKNKIGKDGKAEIVTKATMKYDTLSNGKLIARSFPGQLVQVPVDENETYLRQNFDRSNNLNYRDGDQQSSKDFKFGSSESNKDIKNMYNSPKHNVTIDSLGKMVRKFDKSNKRTTLVNDNVRVYKGGSWKDRAYWLDPAQRRYFPQDMATDYIGFRCAMSRVGSKSQNKKRPRN, encoded by the coding sequence ATGAAAGTGAACAAAAGCAATTTTTTACAACTAGTACTTTCTTTGATGATTATCATTAGCGTTTCTAGTTGTAGTAAAAAATCTTCAAGCTCAAGAAAAGGTTCTTCACAGGCCACGGGTTGGAACGTAAATAACAAGAAAGGTGGTTTTAAGCAGGCTGGCGAACAAGAAGCTGGACCAGGCTTAGTTTTTGTTGAGGGAGGTACCTTTACCATGGGAAAAGTTCAGGATGACGTCATGCATGATTGGAATAATTCTCCTAATCAACAACACGTCCAATCTTTTTATATGGATGAAACAGAGGTTACTAACTTTATGTATTTAGAGTATTTACAATGGTTAAAAAATGTTTTTCCGCCAACAGAAGAAAATTATAGAGCAATATATGAGGGCGCTTTACCAGATACATTGGTATGGAGAAATAGATTAGGCTATAGTGAAAACATGACTAATAATTATTTGAGACATCCTGCCTATTCAAATTACCCTGTAGTTGGAGTTAATTGGATTCAAGCGAACGAATTTAGTAAATGGAGAACTGATCGAGTTAATGAGGCATTATTAGAGCGAAATGGATATTTAAAAAAAGATGCTAAGACCTTAGATGTTACAGCTGAAAACTCATTTAACACAGAAACATATCTTAATGCCCCAACTGAAACTTATGGAGGAGATGATAAAATCGTTCTTAAAGGTAGAAAAGGTTCAGCAGCGAAAGGTTCTAAAACTACAAAAGATGGAAAAGTAATTGAGCCAAAAAACATTTATGTTCAACGTTCATCAGGTTTGCTTTTGCCAGAATATAGACTGCCAACTGAATCGGAGTGGGAGTATGCCGCTGCCGCTGATGTTGGTCAAAGAGAATACAATATTTATAAAGGACAAAAAAAATACCCATGGTCGGGTCAGTATACGCGTTCAAATAAACGTACAACTAGAGGAGATCAATTAGCCAACTTTAAACAAGGTAATGGTGATTACGGAGGTTTGGCAGGTTGGTCTGACGACGGTGCGGATATTACTAATGAAGTTAAAAAATACCCTGCAAATGATTTTGGATTGTATGATATGGCTGGAAATGTAGCAGAATGGGTTGCTGATGTATACAGACCGATAGTTGATAATGAATTTAATGATTTTAATTACTTTAGAGGAAATCAATATACCAAAAACAAAATAGGTAAAGATGGGAAGGCTGAAATTGTTACTAAAGCAACAATGAAATATGATACTTTAAGTAATGGTAAATTAATTGCAAGATCTTTTCCTGGTCAACTAGTTCAAGTTCCTGTAGATGAAAATGAAACTTATCTTAGACAAAATTTTGATAGAAGTAATAATTTAAATTACAGAGATGGTGATCAACAGTCTTCTAAAGATTTTAAATTTGGATCATCGGAATCAAATAAAGATATTAAAAACATGTACAATTCTCCTAAACACAATGTTACCATTGATAGTTTAGGCAAAATGGTAAGAAAATTTGATAAGTCAAATAAAAGAACCACATTAGTAAATGACAATGTCAGAGTCTATAAGGGAGGGTCTTGGAAAGATAGAGCCTATTGGTTAGACCCAGCACAGAGGCGTTATTTCCCTCAGGATATGGCTACAGATTATATTGGATTTAGATGTGCTATGTCAAGAGTTGGTTCTAAATCACAAAATAAAAAAAGACCTAGAAATTAG
- a CDS encoding cytidine deaminase, with product MKKISITTDFDVFESIQELPEIIQYLMQEAIAIRKKAYAPYSNFKVGTALLLDNGKIILGSNQENAAYPSGLCAERVAIYQAGTLYPEAKIIKIAISAASGNSTTSVPIPPCGSCRQSIAEYEIKQNTPIEIYFMGEIGSIYKSDSLKNLLPLLFDKNFL from the coding sequence ATGAAAAAAATATCAATTACCACTGATTTCGATGTTTTTGAATCCATTCAAGAATTACCTGAAATTATTCAATATTTGATGCAAGAAGCTATAGCTATTCGAAAAAAAGCATACGCACCCTACTCAAATTTCAAAGTTGGAACCGCATTGTTATTGGACAATGGTAAAATTATTTTAGGTTCAAATCAAGAAAATGCGGCTTATCCTTCAGGACTTTGCGCAGAAAGAGTAGCAATATACCAAGCAGGAACTCTTTATCCTGAAGCTAAAATTATAAAAATTGCCATTTCTGCAGCATCAGGAAATTCAACTACAAGCGTACCTATTCCACCATGTGGATCATGTCGCCAATCAATTGCTGAATATGAAATAAAACAAAACACGCCTATTGAAATATATTTTATGGGAGAAATTGGTTCTATTTATAAATCAGATTCATTAAAAAATTTACTTCCCCTGCTTTTTGACAAAAACTTCTTGTAA
- a CDS encoding dihydrolipoamide acetyltransferase family protein, whose translation MATLVTMPRLSDTMTEGTVATWLKKVGDKINEGDILAEIETDKATMEFESFNSGTLLHIGIQAGETAPVDSLLAIIGNEGEDITAFLASGATPTTPVVETTSVVETKAEATTAKLPEGVIVVTMPRLSDTMTEGTVATWLKKVGDKVSEGDILAEIETDKATMEFESFNAGTLLYIGIQEGNTAAVDSLLAIIGPAGTDISGVADNFKVGGTKTPAAVETTVAPAEKAAPITQDAVTDGHRILASPLAKKIANEKGIQLSQVKGSGENGRIVKSDVENFTPSAVSQAQPQETAKTEAPKVYVPAGEVFTEEIKNSQMRKIIAKRLAESLFTAPHYNLSIEVSMDEAIKSRAAINSVPDTKVSFNDMVIKACATALKKHPIINSQWREDAIVINHHVNIGVAVAVEDGLVVPVLRFTDAMSLSQIGTSVRDLAGRAKNKKLLPNEMEGSTFTVSNLGMFGITEFNSIINQPNSAILSVGAIVEKPVVKNGQIVVGNTMMLSLACDHRTIDGATGAQFLQTLKQFIENPVTMLA comes from the coding sequence ATGGCTACATTAGTAACAATGCCGCGTTTGAGCGATACTATGACAGAAGGAACTGTGGCTACTTGGCTTAAAAAAGTAGGCGACAAAATTAATGAAGGGGATATTTTAGCCGAAATCGAAACTGATAAAGCTACAATGGAATTTGAATCATTTAATTCCGGAACGCTTTTACATATTGGCATTCAAGCAGGAGAAACTGCACCAGTAGATTCTTTATTAGCAATCATTGGTAATGAAGGAGAAGATATTACTGCTTTTTTAGCTAGCGGCGCTACGCCGACAACTCCAGTAGTGGAAACTACTTCAGTAGTTGAAACAAAAGCAGAAGCTACAACAGCAAAACTACCTGAAGGGGTAATTGTAGTAACGATGCCGCGTTTAAGCGATACGATGACGGAAGGAACAGTTGCTACTTGGTTGAAGAAAGTGGGTGATAAAGTAAGTGAAGGAGATATTCTTGCCGAAATTGAAACAGACAAGGCTACTATGGAATTCGAGTCATTTAATGCTGGAACTCTATTATATATTGGAATACAAGAAGGAAATACTGCCGCTGTAGATAGTCTTTTAGCTATTATCGGCCCAGCAGGGACAGATATTAGCGGAGTGGCTGATAATTTTAAAGTTGGAGGAACTAAAACTCCTGCCGCGGTAGAGACTACTGTTGCACCAGCTGAAAAAGCAGCGCCAATTACGCAAGATGCAGTAACAGACGGACACCGTATTTTGGCTTCACCATTAGCAAAGAAAATTGCAAATGAGAAAGGAATACAACTATCACAAGTGAAAGGCTCAGGTGAAAACGGACGTATTGTAAAAAGTGATGTTGAAAACTTCACACCTTCTGCAGTTAGCCAAGCTCAACCGCAAGAAACTGCTAAAACAGAAGCGCCAAAAGTATACGTTCCTGCGGGAGAAGTTTTTACAGAAGAAATTAAAAATTCGCAAATGCGTAAAATCATTGCGAAACGTTTGGCTGAATCCTTATTTACAGCACCACACTACAATTTATCTATTGAAGTATCAATGGATGAAGCTATAAAATCAAGAGCTGCTATTAATAGTGTTCCTGATACCAAAGTTTCATTTAATGATATGGTAATTAAAGCGTGTGCAACTGCATTGAAAAAACACCCAATTATCAATTCGCAATGGAGAGAAGACGCTATTGTCATCAATCATCACGTAAATATTGGTGTAGCAGTAGCTGTTGAAGACGGATTAGTGGTTCCTGTATTGCGATTTACAGATGCTATGAGTTTATCTCAAATTGGAACAAGTGTAAGAGATTTAGCTGGAAGAGCTAAAAACAAAAAATTACTTCCTAACGAAATGGAAGGAAGTACATTTACAGTATCTAACTTAGGTATGTTTGGTATTACCGAATTTAATTCAATTATCAACCAACCTAACTCGGCTATTCTTTCTGTAGGAGCTATTGTAGAAAAACCAGTAGTTAAAAACGGACAGATTGTTGTAGGGAATACAATGATGTTATCTTTAGCTTGCGACCACCGTACTATTGACGGAGCAACTGGAGCTCAGTTTTTACAAACATTAAAACAATTCATTGAAAATCCAGTTACTATGCTGGCATAA
- a CDS encoding tRNA-(ms[2]io[6]A)-hydroxylase produces the protein MLGLKLATDPRWVNIVESNIEEILTDHAWCEQKAASNAIYIIVNNSEKEELVTEMTRIALEEMEHFQMVHTIIKEKGLVLGRERKDNYVNDLVKFAKKDGSRNDALVERLLFAAMIEARSCERFKVLSENIQDPELAKFYRDLMISEAGHYTTFLGFAKQYQENIKVDIRWKEWIAYESSIITKYGNQETVHG, from the coding sequence ATGTTAGGCCTAAAATTAGCTACCGATCCAAGATGGGTCAATATCGTAGAATCAAATATTGAAGAAATCTTAACCGACCATGCTTGGTGCGAACAAAAAGCGGCCTCTAATGCCATTTACATCATTGTCAACAATTCGGAAAAAGAAGAATTGGTTACCGAAATGACCCGAATTGCATTAGAAGAAATGGAACATTTCCAAATGGTTCACACGATCATTAAAGAAAAAGGATTGGTGTTAGGCAGAGAAAGAAAAGACAATTATGTGAATGATCTCGTCAAATTTGCCAAAAAAGACGGAAGCCGAAATGATGCTTTGGTAGAAAGATTATTATTTGCAGCGATGATTGAAGCTCGAAGTTGCGAACGTTTTAAGGTGCTATCAGAAAACATACAAGACCCTGAATTGGCAAAATTTTATAGAGACCTCATGATTTCCGAAGCAGGACATTACACCACTTTCTTAGGCTTTGCCAAACAGTACCAAGAGAATATTAAAGTAGATATACGTTGGAAAGAATGGATAGCCTACGAATCCTCCATTATTACCAAATACGGTAATCAAGAAACCGTTCACGGTTAA
- a CDS encoding NAD(P)/FAD-dependent oxidoreductase, translating into MKPTITIIGGGISGLTAAVYLHQKNYKVQILEATDRVGGRIKTDCIEGFKLDRGFQVLLTDYPETKALLDYNKLNLKRFLPGATILYDGGQFDIADPFRRPSALFSTLFAPVGSLKDKFKTFLVKNKLIRISNSDIFKQAETDTNSQLKKYGFSQKMIDRFYKPFFSGIFLDNELKTSSNMFDFVMKLFSTGDAAIPELGMEEIPKQLAAMLPENSIYCHHKVTSIVENTIHCENGAVFQTDKIIIATEAISIAANYIKKQKQQFHQVTNVYFEAKIAPNSKEIVVLNAASNKKWANNLTVMSNVSNEYAPKGKVLLSVSYNGIPEIDDASLAENMKAELKQWYGKQVDDWKLLKTYRINYALPNQDTVSNEISNSELQINENLFICGDHLMNGSINAAMKSGRLVTELIASQTNIKN; encoded by the coding sequence ATGAAACCAACTATTACGATTATTGGCGGTGGGATTTCAGGCTTAACAGCAGCCGTTTATTTACATCAAAAAAATTATAAAGTTCAAATTCTAGAAGCAACAGACCGTGTGGGCGGAAGAATTAAAACGGATTGTATTGAGGGTTTTAAACTCGATAGAGGGTTTCAAGTTTTATTAACAGATTATCCTGAAACAAAAGCACTTTTAGATTACAACAAATTAAATTTGAAACGGTTTTTACCAGGAGCAACAATACTTTATGACGGAGGTCAATTCGATATTGCCGACCCATTTAGAAGACCTAGTGCATTATTCTCAACTTTATTTGCTCCAGTTGGATCGCTAAAAGACAAATTCAAAACATTTCTAGTAAAGAATAAATTAATACGAATTTCCAATTCGGATATATTTAAGCAAGCTGAAACAGATACTAATTCCCAGCTAAAAAAGTATGGCTTTAGTCAAAAAATGATTGATCGTTTTTACAAACCCTTCTTCTCTGGAATTTTTTTAGACAATGAGTTAAAGACTTCTAGTAATATGTTTGACTTTGTTATGAAATTATTTTCTACTGGTGATGCAGCAATTCCTGAACTTGGTATGGAAGAAATACCAAAACAACTTGCAGCAATGTTACCCGAAAACTCGATATATTGCCATCACAAAGTGACGTCAATTGTGGAAAACACGATACACTGTGAAAATGGTGCTGTTTTCCAAACAGATAAAATTATAATTGCTACTGAGGCAATTAGTATAGCCGCAAACTATATCAAAAAACAAAAACAACAATTCCATCAAGTTACTAATGTGTATTTTGAAGCTAAAATTGCACCTAATTCAAAAGAAATTGTAGTCTTAAATGCTGCTTCAAATAAAAAATGGGCAAACAACCTAACAGTGATGTCTAATGTTTCAAATGAATACGCGCCTAAAGGCAAAGTACTTCTGTCTGTTTCTTACAATGGAATACCTGAAATTGACGATGCAAGTCTAGCAGAAAATATGAAAGCTGAACTGAAACAATGGTATGGAAAACAAGTGGATGATTGGAAGCTTTTAAAAACCTACCGAATTAATTACGCCTTGCCCAACCAAGATACAGTTAGCAATGAAATTTCTAATTCTGAACTACAAATCAATGAAAATTTATTTATTTGTGGTGATCACTTAATGAATGGTTCAATTAATGCAGCAATGAAATCTGGACGATTGGTAACCGAATTAATTGCTAGCCAAACTAACATAAAAAATTAG
- the porV gene encoding type IX secretion system outer membrane channel protein PorV, with product MYKNILYTILFLSSILLQGQQRVITTAVPFLMVAADARAAGMADIGVATSPDAFSQQWNPAKFAFANEQKGFSVSYTPYLTDLVNDISLGQITYYNKITERSAWAGSLRFFGLGNIELRNDANDQPRIVSPNELALDGSYSLQLSKTFSMAVAGRYIRSNLRIPNENTDASAANSFAVDISGYYQSEEKAYTNFNGIWRAGFNIQNLGPKISYDNDEFNTNFLPANLKIGSGFDFILDGDNKIAVNLELNKLLVPTPQNADLNNDGIITGQENNQNFNNYRTIGWVSGLFQSFGDAPDGFSEEIKEITYALGTEYVYKDAFAMRLGYFNESPIKGARRYFSLGAGFKYTSAKIDVSYLFSASKVRNPLENTLRFSLTFNFGDNYGSN from the coding sequence ATGTATAAAAATATTCTTTACACTATTTTATTTCTTTCAAGCATTCTGCTTCAAGGCCAGCAAAGAGTCATTACAACTGCCGTGCCTTTTTTGATGGTTGCAGCCGATGCAAGAGCAGCTGGAATGGCAGACATTGGTGTGGCAACTTCTCCAGATGCATTTTCCCAACAATGGAATCCTGCAAAATTTGCTTTTGCTAACGAACAAAAAGGATTCTCAGTTAGCTATACGCCTTATTTAACAGATTTGGTTAATGATATTTCATTAGGACAAATAACATATTACAATAAAATAACCGAACGAAGTGCTTGGGCTGGAAGTTTACGTTTTTTCGGTTTGGGTAATATTGAACTTCGAAACGATGCAAATGATCAACCAAGGATTGTATCACCAAATGAACTTGCTCTTGATGGTTCTTATTCATTACAACTCAGCAAAACTTTTTCTATGGCTGTTGCTGGAAGATACATTCGTTCAAATCTTAGAATTCCAAATGAGAATACTGATGCCTCTGCAGCGAACTCATTTGCTGTTGATATATCAGGATATTATCAGTCAGAAGAAAAAGCATATACCAATTTTAATGGAATATGGAGGGCAGGTTTTAATATTCAAAATTTAGGCCCTAAAATCAGCTATGATAATGATGAGTTTAATACTAATTTTTTACCTGCTAATTTAAAAATAGGTTCTGGTTTTGACTTTATTTTGGATGGAGACAATAAAATTGCGGTAAATCTTGAACTTAATAAATTGTTGGTACCAACCCCTCAAAATGCAGACTTAAATAATGACGGCATTATAACGGGGCAAGAAAACAATCAAAATTTTAATAATTACAGAACCATAGGCTGGGTGTCGGGCTTATTTCAATCTTTTGGAGATGCACCAGATGGATTTAGCGAAGAAATTAAAGAAATCACATACGCTTTAGGTACTGAATATGTTTACAAAGATGCTTTCGCTATGCGTTTAGGCTATTTTAACGAAAGTCCGATCAAAGGAGCTCGTCGCTATTTTTCATTGGGTGCAGGATTCAAATATACTTCTGCTAAAATTGATGTTTCCTATTTGTTTTCGGCATCTAAAGTCCGAAACCCTTTAGAAAATACGCTGCGTTTTTCATTAACGTTTAATTTTGGTGATAATTACGGTTCCAATTAA